In Larimichthys crocea isolate SSNF chromosome VI, L_crocea_2.0, whole genome shotgun sequence, one genomic interval encodes:
- the hyal1 gene encoding hyaluronidase-1, giving the protein MSSFQLDLLLFLKLISLVSGLQFSTSPLSQVPFLTVWNAPTASCLSQYDVDLDLGTFSITQNQNQTFMGENITIFYAEKLGLYPRYSSQMEAVNGGVPQNASLDEHLRAASDDIRTDIPDRDFQGLAVVDWESWRPVWERNWDSKQVYWEASKELVRSMHPDWRPAQVNAEARLEFETAGRKFMEETLKLGQEERPNGLWGFYGFPNCYNYYSKESTNYTGECPAIELKRNDELTWLWNVSSALYPDIYLSLNLRHLDKEVLLFVQHRILEGMRAAQLNLLTPPVYPYARIVYTYTLDFLSQEHLVYTIGESAALGSAGVVLWGDHGFSKSKATCDAVKSYIDETLGFYLVNVTSAATLCSRTLCSSQGRCQRKNLKSRAYLHLDPVGWKVVSEEKPEGGKNYIVSGQMRTHEVTRMKTEFRCKCYHGWTGESCSKPVPA; this is encoded by the exons ATGAGTTCGTTTCAACTGGACTTGCTGCTTTTCTTAAAACTGATCAGCCTAGTTTCAGGGCTGCAGTTTTCAACGTCTCCCCTTTCCCAGGTGCCTTTCCTCACAGTGTGGAACGCCCCTACTGCCAGCTGTCTCTCTCAATATGATGTGGATCTCGACCTGGGCACGTTCAGCATcacccagaaccagaaccaaacTTTCATGGGTGAAAACATAACCATCTTTTACGCCGAAAAGCTTGGTCTGTATCCCAGATATTCCAGCCAAATGGAGGCTGTGAATGGCGGGGTGCCACAAAACGCCAGTCTTGATGAACACCTCAGAGCCGCCTCTGATGATATCCGCACCGATATCCCTGACAGGGATTTCCAGGGCCTGGCTGTGGTGGACTGGGAGAGCTGGAGACCTGTATGGGAGAGAAACTGGGACAGTAAGCAGGTGTACTGGGAGGCATCAAAAGAGCTAGTGAGATCCATGCATCCAGACTGGAGACCTGCACAGGTAAACGCTGAAGCACGGCTGGAGTTTGAGACAGCTGGGAGGAAATTCATGGAGGAGACACTGAAACTGGGGCAAGAGGAAAGACCAAATGGGCTGTGGGGTTTTTATGGTTTTCCCAACTGCTACAACTACTACAGTAAAGAAAGCACAAACTACACAGGGGAATGTCCCGCTATTGAGTTAAAGAGGAACGACGAGTTGACCTGGTTGTGGAAcgtctcctctgctctttaTCCTGACATCTACCTCAGCCTCAACCTGCGACACCTTGACAAAGAAGTGCTCCTCTTCGTTCAACACCGCATCCTGGAGGGCATGAGAGCAGCTCAGCTGAATCTATTGACACCGCCCGTGTACCCATACGCTCGCATCGTCTACACATACACATTAGACTTCCTCTCCCAG GAACATCTGGTCTACACCATCGGAGAGAGTGCTGCTTTAGGATCTGCAGGGGTAGTGCTTTGGGGAGACCATGGCTTCTCCAAATCTAAG GCCACTTGTGATGCTGTCAAATCCTACATCGACGAGACTCTAGGTTTTTACCTGGTGAACGTGACGTCAGCAGCCACTCTTTGCAGCCGGACCTTGTGTTCCTCACAGGGAAGGTGCCAGAGGAAGAACCTGAAATCGAGGGCCTACCTCCACCTCGACCCTGTCGGGTGGAAGGTGGTGTCTGAGGAGAAAccagagggggggaaaaactATATAGTTTCAGGACAGATGAGAACACATGAGGTGACTCGCATGAAGACTGAGTTTCGGTGCAAGTGTTACCATGGGTGGACTGGTGAGAGCTGCTCCAAACCAGTTCCAGCATAA